Proteins encoded in a region of the Leishmania panamensis strain MHOM/PA/94/PSC-1 chromosome 15 sequence genome:
- the ABCA7 gene encoding ABC transporter, putative (TriTrypDB/GeneDB-style sysID: LpmP.15.0740): protein MQRKLSASAAQLEPYSMITQTGGVRISRCTQVLALLQRTRRQYLRQKLIMTAEVVSPLLFVLLLIILDVAFGVDSIPETIFTATTLYSYQLSSKDYRTYLCYNDTTRPIKGLDLCAHVDFPYVCDGDESDIPVYGLCYLSTFVTPAAVVKQYVDSFMGILIALPSLDSIIVHQWMAKKAGLAKDSRSRTALAALSSVGIAVSSATRFDSISHSGLLYFAPAAKVPAALIEYFQSHSAMFEYVYGGVFDTVAEAQAAIKVNSADELRSSTWGLIIVNDITDGFDVQVQLHSSALPSLSLPTVSLEFRGGFTYDGTDMFLASGFLSLQQVMYTYFYQSKAQAGTLANLNSGAVNPYTLKEIYPVIASYPSIASETPYLLSLSPSLVAFVVVLSFLYPFAQVTKRVVLEKELCIQESICIMGLKRSSWWIHFLLVIFFEYALISILLTALLCAVIAPRSNPFAVFVILFVYCLTLIPLCGLVSAFFSRARMAALMSPLVYFVLSIPVFAMGAANRVTVIGLSVFSPNALASLLKVVFTVEAGGGFHMAHFQSPYFNPEPYLIMVILACDCVLYLLLMLYLDAVLPREWGTPRHPLFFIFELWAQLKSAYGCSKRILSRYQYGSASQPSAGTAATSRTLDAVTVTREQLESGKMGGDVTAALALDHSASGNSPTGDEKDVSVCINHLCKYFKRNGKRFAAVDNVSWKMYRGEIAVLLGPNGSGKSTTIKMITGMLAPDSGECFIEGYSMTRHVAEARREIGYCPQHNILWPDLTCREHLEFYGKIKGLRGAELEDAVVDVLRAVDLEEKMDAIPMLMSGGQKRKLSVAIAFVGRNRVVFLDEPTAGMDAAARRHTWSLLRAMTRYHTILLTTHYMDEADLLGDNIAIVAEGALQCAGSTALLRQYAGVGYTLRFDLTPVLTQGYDDAARQAKAAAVWAELHQLVISHLPDSTLVLQTDAEVEYELRLSTDARLTELLKDMESRGNRQLHIRSYALRAPTLEDVFLRVIEHQIAPPSQVAVERASDEAPAREQFGGGKDGENDGQKTNVRAFGAPNASGSTDKPRSPVAIVACSTSSPLNRRMSRASLRYLNNKSTLNYGTNARPSASDEDPIADFAASSPIQRWAPSSILGARAIAAAEPDGGNATNARLAGIAKNTNASVTEKQQHQSQGNTTTVISDGVISEVAIEVACVNRPGRVSCPPLSGAMLSKSPRQTVPVSASTAAVVPEMGWNACNKALFYKYATDRHLDQVWAVQHTSQRWRLWGLQLRGMIYKRFLCAIRDPRMQFFQIVCPVFCTLLAMSLQLVKGGNGGTLHLSPSAFGVQSAMQVSGCTNYMGDVAHMHTYGHNFSEVSFSNPNFVNSTDMSTELLDTWLTHSRNRFMSLQCGDPYIELYLTLFYPHVIGTRQVNTLLYNTSSRNSLPIAMHMTHALAYLGALGTSADAAAATYTMSLTGLPQDAKTTQTANTIPSILIGVIVLIPFTFLPANPVAWVVKEYESRARHLQNVSGLFYLVYWLGNFLFDFTAYVVSMIFIIVIFAIFQRSEYIGYETIGATITAFAIYGVCYCCFSYMVSFAFTEHTTAQIFVLGVSFITGFLCVMLVFMLSLLDKTLSASNSLRWIFRLLPPYSIGEVILNLALLEQKKMTDPSLTAWSMSITVWPDIYMAIEAPIFAAITLLWDHPNRRAVIDQIRVWWAAQCCRCSGGRRRWPHRTQKEDQQGQQATMPGAAVAIPTVAAAGDTNASLQSAMLPILRSHSNGSLTFRGKETAAVAATESKVLLQSLPLQASVVVPTAHSSPHKRQEEEEQLAAHAASLPVGAQNSGDALSMTLIAEADANVGSGVVGSTEATLMGITRAQQSPQQLTSGRPMSKRTNGATQPAPPQMVYPPPWWHKAEVLRRGEEDSDVEEERCAVYQAERQQLAEQERPFISAASPRPHSRGPSHQRQIEPTVESCDVVRVVDLCKVYKAPRKVAVSALTFSVMPGEVFGFLGTNGAGKSSVLSIITQEQQPTSGRAYVCGNDVVRSSRRAAECLGYSPQFDACLDLLTVTEHLRLYAMVHGVPVGQLDNLVTSLLATCNLTQYRHVSPSQLSGGNRRKLSVAIALIGAPKVLCLDEPSSGMDPLARHLLWRLLDRVSRKCSIILTTHHLEEVEALADCVGIMVDGGLRCFGDLPHLKHKYARNAYELTLRVSPAARRSAQKRREEQYQRATAEDGVSPVTNCQRSNASSPHGLSSNNQSNTINSALGRRMSTSYAGNDLIDTSDDIFQFMLKTFPSALLIDTFNNERYIYTLPATRDVADAMQQLLQEQRSQSSMPFAQTPLANAEYAGRRSTANAVQSSPPIVRLSEVFETLRAAQGELGVTEYSVSQVSLEQVFLRVCNAGEAVKRDRHRNHPIPAAQSGQSTTFVVNPNTSGGVTPHGPLPQRHGTCATFMAQSSAASMSEGGASPSQRLLSIPLYSGLPGGAVSPRGTFAEYRRQRALCRLRTEAAEPHFTPSKQRQMVQPDHESTP from the coding sequence TTTATGGGGATCCTCATTGCGCTTCCGTCCCTCGACTCGATCATCGTGCACCAGTGGATGGCCAAGAAGGCTGGCCTGGCCAAGGACTCCCGTTCCCGCACCGCCCTGGCGGCGCTCTCGAGCGTCGGCATCGCCGTGTCCTCCGCGACTCGTTTCGACTCCATCTCGCACTCGGGCCTCCTTTACTTCGCCCCCGCTGCAAAGGTGCCGGCGGCACTGATTGAATACTTTCAAAGCCACTCCGCTATGTTTGAGTACGTCTACGGCGGCGTCTTTGACACAGTcgcagaggcgcaggcagCCATAAAAGTCAACAGTGCAGATGAGTTGCGCAGTTCCACCTGGGGCCTCATCATTGTCAACGACATTACAGATGGCTTTGATGTGCAAGTCCAGCTGCATAGCTCCGCgttgccgtcgctgtcactGCCGACGGTATCGCTGGAGTTTCGCGGAGGCTTCACGTACGACGGTACTGACATGTTCCTCGCTTCTGGCTTCCTGTCACTGCAACAGGTGATGTACACATACTTTTACCAGAGCAAGGCTCAGGCAGGAACGCTAGCCAACCTTAACAGCGGCGCAGTCAACCCGTACACGCTCAAGGAGATCTACCCCGTTATCGCCTCCTACCCCTCCATCGCTTCGGAGACGCCGTAcctgctctcgctctccccctccctcgtcgCCTTCGTGGTGGTGTTGTCCTTCCTCTACCCCTTCGCTCAGGTGACAAAGCGCGttgtgctggagaaggagctgtgCATTCAGGAATCCATATGTATTATGGGACTGAAGCGCTCCTCCTGGTGGATACATTTTCTTCTGGTCATCTTCTTCGAGTACGCACTCATCTCGATTCTGCTGACAGCTCTCCTGTGCGCCGTCATTGCGCCGCGCTCAAACCCCTTCGCCGTCTTCGTTATCCTGTTCGTGTACTGCCTCACCCTGATCCCGCTGTGCGGCCTCGTCTCTGCCTTCTTCAGTCGTGCTcgcatggcggcgctgatgTCGCCGCTGGTCTATTTTGTCCTCTCAATCCCAGTCTTCGCCATGGGCGCAGCGAACCGCGTCACCGTCATCGGCCTGTCGGTTTTCTCTCCGAACGCACTCGCCTCGCTCCTGAAGGTGGTCTTCACCGTCGAGGCGGGAGGCGGCTTTCACATGGCCCACTTCCAAAGCCCCTACTTCAACCCCGAGCCGTACCTTATCATGGTCATTCTCGCGTGCGACTGTGTTCTTTACCTACTCCTCATGCTCTACCTCGATGCCGTGCTGCCACGGGAGTGGGGCACCCCCAGGCACCCGCTCTTCTTTATTTTCGAGCTGTGGGCGCAACTGAAGAGCGCCTACGGCTGCAGTAAGCGTATCCTCAGTAGGTATCAGTATGGAAGTGCATCTCAGCCTTCAGCTGGTACGGCGGCCACGTCAAGGACGCTAGATGCAGTGACAGTAACCAGGGAGCAGCTCGAGAGCGGCAAGATGGGTGGCGAtgtcactgctgcgctggcccTCGACCACAGTGCAAGTGGGAACTCCCCGACTGGCGATGAGAAGGATGTCAGCGTTTGCATCAATCACCTCTGCAAGTACTTCAAGCGCAACGGTAAGCGCTTTGCGGCGGTGGATAACGTATCGTGGAAGATGTATCGTGGTGAAATCGCCGTGTTGCTGGGGCCGAACGGTTCTGGCAAATCAACGACGATCAAGATGATCACCGGCATGCTGGCCCCCGACAGCGGCGAATGCTTCATCGAAGGCTACTCGATGACTCGGCATGTGGCTGAAGCGCGGCGAGAGATCGGTTACTGCCCACAGCACAACATCCTGTGGCCTGACCTGACCTGTCGCGAGCACCTCGAGTTCTACGGCAAGATCAAGGGGCTGCGCGGAGCTGAGCTGGAGGACGCTGTCGTGGATGTTCTCCGTGCCGTCGATCTCGAGGAAAAGATGGACGCCATTCCGATGCTCATGTCAGGTGGCCAGAAGAGGAAACTGTCCGTCGCGATCGCCTTTGTGGGCCGCAACCGTGTCGTTTTCCTCGATGAGCCAACCGCTGGCATggacgcggctgcgcgacgccACACGTGGTCCCTTCTGCGCGCCATGACCCGGTACCACACGATTCTCCTGACGACGCACTACATGGACGAGGCGGACCTGCTTGGTGACAACATCGCCATTGTGGCGGAGggcgcgctgcagtgcgCGGGCAGCACGGCGCTCCTGCGCCAGTATGCGGGGGTTGGCTACACGCTTCGCTTCGATCTCACTCCCGTCTTGACGCAGGGGTATGACGATGCGGCCCGGCAAGCCAAGGCTGCCGCAGTGTGGGCTGAGCTCCATCAACTGGTCATTTCGCATCTCCCCGATTCCACCCTGGTGCTGCAGACAGATGCAGAAGTAGAGTACGAGCTGCGACTCAGCACCGATGCACGCCTGACAGAGCTTTTGAAGGATATGGAGTCACGCGGCAACCGGCAGCTACATATCCGCAGCTACGCGCTGCGGGCGCCGACGCTGGAGGATGTTTTCCTGCGCGTCATCGAGCACCAGATCGCACCGCCTTCACAGGTGGCAGTGGAGCGGGCATCGGACGAGGCGCCGGCACGCGAGCAGTTCGGTGGCGGCAAAGACGGTGAGAACGATGGTCAGAAAACTAATGTGCGAGCATTTGGCGCACCGAACGctagcggcagcaccgataAGCCCAGAAGTCCAGTCGCCATTGTCGCGTGCTCGACGTCTTCTCCGTTGAATCGCCGCATGTCgcgcgcctcgctgcgctaCCTCAACAACAAATCGACGCTGAACTACGGCACCAACGCGAGGCCCAGCGCTAGCGACGAGGACCCCATCGCCGACTTTGCGGCTTCGAGTCCAATACAACGCTGGGCACCAAGCAGCATTTTGGGCGCGAGGGCGATAGCTGCCGCTGAACCCGATGGCGGCAATGCGACTAACGCACGCCTCGCCGGTATCGCCAAGAACACTAATGCGAGCGTCACGGAGAAGCAGCAACATCAGTCCCAGGGAAACACCACAACGGTTATCTCAGATGGCGTCATCTCTGAAGTGGCCATAGAAGTGGCTTGCGTGAACCGTCCAGGCAGAGTGTCCTGCCCACCGCTCTCAGGGGCCATGTTGAGCAAAAGCCCCAGGCAAACCGTCCCtgtctccgcctccaccgcagcTGTAGTACCAGAGATGGGCTGGAATGCCTGCAACAAGGCCCTCTTCTACAAGTACGCCACCGACCGTCACCTCGACCAGGTCTGGGCGGTACAGCACAcgtcgcagcgctggcgcctgtgggggctgcagctgcgtggtATGATATACAAGCGCTTCCTCTGCGCCATCCGAGACCCACGCATGCAGTTTTTTCAGATCGTCTGCCCGGTCTTTTGCACCCTCTTGGCgatgtcgctgcagctggtgaAGGGCGGCAATGGAGGGacgctgcacctctctccctcggcTTTCGGCGTGCAGTCGGCGATGCAGGTGTCGGGGTGCACAAACTACATGGGCGATGtggcacacatgcacacatatGGGCACAACTTTAGCGAGGTGTCTTTTAGTAATCCCAACTTCGTCAATTCCACGGACATGTCCACAGAGCTGCTCGACACGTGGCTCACTCATAGCCGCAATCGCTTCATGAGCCTGCAGTGCGGCGACCCCTACATAGAGCTGTACCTGACCCTCTTCTATCCCCATGTCATCGGCACGCGGCAGGTCAACACGCTCCTGTACAACACCTCCTCGCGCAACAGTCTTCCGATAGCGATGCACATGACTCACGCGCTGGCATACTTAGGCGCCCTCGGCACGAGCGCTGATGCGGCCGCAGCCACCTACACGATGAGCTTGACTGGACTGCCGCAGGACGCAAAGACGACGCAGACAGCAAACACCATTCCCAGCATTCTCATTGGCGTCATCGTGCTGATCCCGTTCACCTTTCTGCCTGCTAACCCGGTGGCGTGGGTGGTGAAGGAGTACGAGTCGCGCGCGCGGCACCTGCAGAATGTTTCGGGGCTCTTCTACCTCGTTTACTGGCTTGGCAACTTCCTGTTCGACTTCACCGCCTACGTCGTGTCCATGATCTTCATCATCGTCATCTTTGCCATCTTCCAGCGCTCGGAGTACATTGGCTATGAAACGATCGGGGCCACCATTACCGCCTTCGCCATTTATGGTGTTTGCTATTGCTGCTTCTCCTACATGGTGAGCTTTGCCTTTACCGAGCACACAACGGCGCAGATTTTCGTGCTGGGTGTGAGCTTCATCACGGGCTTCCTGTGCGTTATGCTGGTGTTCATGTTGAGCCTGCTCGACAAAACGCTCTCGGCGTCGAACTCGCTGCGATGGATCTTccgcctgctgccgccctaCTCCATTGGTGAGGTGATCCTCAacctggcgctgctggagcagaagaagatgACGGACCCGTCGTTGACGGCGTGGAGCATGTCCATCACGGTCTGGCCTGACATCTACATGGCCATCGAGGCCCCAATCTTCGCCGCCATCACGCTGCTCTGGGATCACCCCAACCGGCGCGCGGTCATCGACCAGATTCGTGTTTGGTGGGCcgcgcagtgctgccgctgctccggtgggaggcggcgctggccaCATCGCACGCAAAAGGAGGACCAACAAGGCCAGCAGGCGACAATGCCCGGCGCGGCTGTCGCCATACCcactgtggcagcagcgggtgaCACCAACGCCTCACTTCAAAGCGCTATGTTGCCCATTCTGCGAAGCCACAGCAATGGCTCTCTGACGTTCAGGGGCAAggagacggcagcggtggcggccacaGAGTCAAAAGTGTTGCTGCAAAGCCTCCCGCTACAGgccagcgtcgtcgtccctACCGCACATTCTTCTCCACACAAGcgacaggaggaggaggagcagctaGCGGCGCACGCGGCCTCACTCCCGGTTGGCGCTCAGAACAGCGGCGATGCATTGTCCATGACGCTGATTGCTGAAGCGGACGCAAACGTAGGAAGCGGTGTCGTAGGGTCAACTGAGGCCACGTTGATGGGTATTACAAGGGCACAGCAGAGTCCACAACAGCTGACGAGTGGTCGGCCCATGAGCAAGCGCACGAACGGCGCCACGCAGCCTGCGCCGCCCCAGATGGTCTACCCGCCTCCATGGTGGCacaaggcggaggtgctacggcggggcgaggaggacagcgaCGTCGAGGAGGAACGCTGCGCCGTCTACCAAGccgagcggcagcaactcGCCGAACAGGAACGACCGTtcatcagcgctgcctcgccgcgcCCCCACTCACGCGGCCCAAGCCACCAACGACAGATCGAACCGACGGTGGAGTCGTGTGATGTGGTTCGTGTTGTCGATCTCTGCAAGGTCTACAAGGCGCCGCGCAAGGTGGCAGTGAGTGCGCTGACGTTCAGTGTCATGCCCGGTGAGGTATTCGGCTTCCTCGGCACCAACGGCGCCGGCAAGAGCTCTGTCTTGTCCATCATCacacaggagcagcagccgacgaGCGGCCGCGCCTATGTGTGCGGCAACGACGTGGTGCGCTCGAGCCGGCGCGCAGCTGAGTGTCTTGGGTACAGCCCGCAGTTCGATGCGTGTCTCGACCTTCTCACCGTGACGGAGCACCTGCGTCTCTACGCCATGGTGCACGGTGTGCCCGTCGGACAGCTGGACAACCTCGTCACCAGCCTCCTGGCCACCTGCAACCTCACGCAGTATCGTCATGTCTCTCCCAGCCAGCTCTCGGGCGGCAACCGGCGAAAACTGAGCGTGGCCATCGCGCTGATCGGGGCACCCAAAGTGTTGTGCCTGGACGAACCAAGCTCCGGAATGGACCCGCTGGCGCGGCACCTGCTCTGGCGTCTTCTGGATCGCGTCTCTCGCAAGTGCTCCATCATTCTCACGACACACCACCTGGAGGAAGTGGAAGCCCTCGCGGACTGCGTCGGTATCATGGTAGACGGTGGTCTACGCTGCTTCGGCGACCTGCCACACCTGAAGCACAAGTACGCCCGAAACGCCTATGAGCTGACGCTGCGCGTTTCGCCGGCGGCGCGTCGGAGCGCGCAGAAACGCCGTGAAGAGCAGTATCAGCGCGCCACAGCGGAGGACGGCGTCTCACCTGTGACGAACTGCCAACGTTCAAACGCAAGTAGTCCGCACGGCctgagcagcaacaaccaGAGCAACACGATCAACTCCGCGCTGGGTCGTCGCATGTCCACCTCCTACGCCGGCAACGACCTCATCGACACCTCCGATGACATCTTTCAGTTCATGCTCAAGACGTTCCCATCGGCGCTGCTCATCGACACCTTCAACAACGAGCGGTACATCTACACTCTGCCGGCGACCCGCGACGTGGCGGACgccatgcagcagctcctgcaggagcagcgaagTCAGAGCAGTATGCCGTTTGCGCAGACCCCATTAGCCAACGCGGAGTATGCCGgtcgccgcagcactgccaatGCGGTCCAAAGTTCCCCGCCGATTGTGCGCCTATCAGAGGTGTTTGAGACACTGCGGGCCGCTCAGGGGGAGCTGGGTGTCACGGAGTACAGCGTGTCGCAAGTGTCGCTCGAGCAGGTGttcctgcgcgtgtgtaaCGCCGGGGAAGCGGTCAAGCGGGACCGCCACCGCAACCACCCCATCCCTGCCGCCCAGTCTGGTCAGTCTACAACCTTCGTCGTCAACCCAAACACATCCGGCGGCGTGACTCCTCATGGccctctgccgcagcgacaTGGGACCTGCGCGACTTTCATGGCGCAGAGCTCGGCTGCATCGATGAGTGAGGGCGGTGCGTCGCCGTCACAGCGTCTGTTGAGCATACCGTTGTACAGTGGCCTTCCTGGTGGCGCGGTGTCGCCTCGTGGGACCTTCGCCGAGTACCGCCGTCAACGCGCCCTGTGTCGACTTCGCACTGAAGCGGCTGAGCCGCACTTCACCCCGTCGAAGCAGCGCCAGATGGTACAGCCTGATCACGAGAGCACGCCCTga